In the genome of Mycobacterium kansasii ATCC 12478, one region contains:
- a CDS encoding type 1 glutamine amidotransferase produces MTDSHVRIGLVLPDVMGTYGDGGNAVVLRQRLLMRGIPAEIVEITLADPVPESLDLYTLGGAEDYAQRLATRHLIQYPGLQRAAARGAPVLAICAAVQVLGHWYETSSGERVDGVGLLDATTSPQQARTIGELVSTPLLTGLTQPLTGFENHRGGTVLGPAASPLGAVVKGAGNRAGDGFDGVVQGSVVATYMHGPCLARNPELADLLLSTVVGSLQPLELPEVDLLRRERLAAR; encoded by the coding sequence ATGACTGACTCGCATGTCCGCATCGGGCTGGTGTTGCCCGACGTGATGGGAACGTACGGCGATGGCGGCAACGCCGTGGTGCTGCGGCAGCGGTTGCTCATGCGAGGCATCCCCGCCGAGATCGTCGAGATCACCCTGGCCGATCCGGTACCGGAGTCGTTGGACCTCTACACGCTGGGCGGCGCCGAGGACTACGCGCAGCGACTGGCGACCCGACACCTGATTCAGTACCCGGGCCTGCAGCGCGCGGCCGCCCGGGGCGCCCCGGTATTGGCCATCTGCGCGGCGGTTCAGGTGCTCGGACACTGGTATGAAACCTCGTCGGGAGAACGGGTCGACGGCGTCGGCCTGCTGGATGCGACCACCTCGCCGCAGCAGGCGCGCACCATCGGCGAGCTGGTCAGCACGCCATTGCTGACCGGTTTGACGCAGCCGTTGACCGGCTTCGAAAACCACCGGGGCGGCACCGTCCTGGGCCCCGCGGCGTCGCCGTTGGGGGCGGTGGTCAAGGGTGCCGGCAACCGAGCCGGTGACGGCTTCGACGGCGTGGTTCAGGGCAGCGTGGTAGCGACCTATATGCACGGTCCGTGTCTGGCCCGCAACCCCGAGCTCGCCGATCTGTTGCTCAGTACGGTGGTGGGTTCGCTACAGCCGCTGGAGCTCCCTGAGGTGGACCTGCTGCGCCGCGAGCGGTTGGCGGCTCGCTAG